The following proteins come from a genomic window of Miscanthus floridulus cultivar M001 chromosome 2, ASM1932011v1, whole genome shotgun sequence:
- the LOC136540875 gene encoding uncharacterized protein, translating to MSRLASGLQRLRRSSSPWEVLWSALASCGLVLFSQLAVAMVPRLFPSLSLLAMLPIAGLVFLAAIVLGRLWRRFIGVAASAPLFVLFNILLLWGVYVFVIWRETSSLLDMLINAECALLLWGLYRILSDDPGIVACDSSYLEEAGCKDFVEAIYSSEKLPMLSRIRQCTWCKANIRGYDHHCPAFGTCIGQKNHRLFMALLTGFVVAESTYTMCSTKYITRCISSGTTRSENPVSLNMVISTMLFSILQVLWQIVFLMWHIYCICFNIKTDEWINWKKYPEFQMKEQPRSDSEVKFVNPYDKGMLCNIREFVKPE from the exons ATGAGCAGGCTTGCGTCGGGGCTCCAGCGCCTGCGGAGGTCGTCGTCGCCGTGGGAGGTGCTGTGGTCCGCGCTCGCGTCATGCGGCCTTGTGCTCTTCTCGCAGCTCGCCGTGGCGATGGTTCCCCGCCTCTTcccttccctctctctcctcGCCATGCTCCCCATCGCGG GGTTGGTGTTCCTTGCGGCTATCGTGCTCGGCCGCCTGTGGAGGAGGTTCATCGGGGTGGCGGCGTCGGCGCCGCTCTTCGTGCTCTTCAACATCCTCCTATTGTGGGGCGTTTACGTCTTCGTAATCTGGAGAG AAACTTCTTCTCTGCTGGACATGCTAATAAATGCAGAGTGTGCACTGCTTCTGTGGGGACTCTACAG GATTTTATCTGATGATCCTGGTATTgttgcttgtgattcttcataTTTGGAAGAAGCTGGCTGCAAGGATTTTGTGGAAGCCATATACTCGAGTGAG AAACTCCCAATGCTCTCAAGGATCAGGCAGTGTACCTGGTGCAAAGCAAACATTAGGGGCTATGACCATCATTGCCCTGCATTTGGTACTTGCATAG GACAGAAAAATCATCGGCTATTTATGGCCCTTTTGACAGGATTTGTTGTTGCTGAATCAACATATACGATGTGCTCAACAAAAT ATATTACCAGATGCATCAGTTCAGGAACTACAAGATCGGAG AATCCTGTATCTCTAAACATGGTAATCAGTACAATGCTCTTCTCTATCCTCCAGGTCCTCTGGCAG ATTGTATTCTTGATGTGGCACATATATTGCATCTGCTTCAACATCAAGACAGATGAGTGG ATTAACTGGAAGAAATATCCTGAATTCCAGATGAAGGAACAACCTCGATCAG ATTCTGAAGTCAAATTTGTGAACCCATATGACAAAGGCATGCTGTGTAACATAAGAGAATTTGTAAAGCCGGAATGA